Proteins encoded by one window of Cervus canadensis isolate Bull #8, Minnesota chromosome 18, ASM1932006v1, whole genome shotgun sequence:
- the LOC122420637 gene encoding sialic acid-binding Ig-like lectin 14 isoform X2 translates to MGPLLLLPLLWGGSLQELPGFELRVQESVTVQACMDVYVSCSFSYPWSSAYWSAEPFIYWFREGDIPYDDSVATNARNKRVKPETQGRFRLVGDPRDKDCSLIIKEARLSDSGAYYLRVERGINEKYSYHDKKLNLQVTVPEKPDIQFLEPLESGRPTKLTCSLSLACDDRHPLLFSWVGDALDAMDLNTIHSPELTLTPRPQDHDSKLTCRVTLQGLQVTLERTVQLNVSYAPRNVRISLSFRNVTELSVFYSCRWVPPDDRSWTPFLFFWLRCSWGDPMVNMNIIRKAIMSHLGFPGTSVVKSQPAMQKMRVHYLAWEDPLEKGMATHSSILAWEIPGLRSPAGYTPWGRRAGHNIVSKPQHFSLTSGENSPALGTSCSPLQPAAGRSREGLEGERETVRLLIDSPSPAYGVHLPLLHQPVFITCCLPGFLLGLPHSFPAFGALPP, encoded by the exons ATGgggcccctgctgctgctgcccctgcTCTGGGGGg GGTCCCTGCAGGAGCTTCCAGGGTTCGAGCTCCGAGTGCAGGAATCCGTGACGGTGCAGGCGTGCATGGACGTCTACGTGTCCTGCTCCTTCTCCTACCCCTGGAGTTCGGCGTATTGGTCTGCTGAGCCCTTCATCTACTGGTTCCGGGAAGGGGACATCCCATACGATGATTCTGTGGCCACAAACGCCCGAAATAAACGAGTGAAACCAGAGACCCAGGGCCGATTCCGCCTCGTCGGGGACCCCAGGGACAAGGACTGCTCCCTGATCATCAAAGAGGCCAGGCTGAGCGACTCAGGAGCCTACTACCTGCGAGTGGAGAGAGGAATTAATGAGAAATATAGTTACCATGATAAGAAGCTGAATTTGCAGGTGACAG TTCCAGAGAAACCCGACATCCAGTTTCTGGAGCCTCTGGAGTCTGGCCGCCCCACAAAGCTGACCTGCAGCCTCTCGCTAGCCTGTGATGACAGACACCCTCTCCTGTTCTCCTGGGTGGGGGATGCCCTTGATGCCATGGACCTAAACACCATCCACTCCCCGGAGCTCACCCTCACCCCGAGGCCCCAGGACCACGACAGCAAACTCACCTGTCGGGTGACACTCCAGGGACTTCAGGTGACCCTGGAGAGAACCGTCCAGCTCAACGTCTCCT ATGCTCCGAGGAACGTCCGCATCAGCCTCTCCTTCAGAAACGTCACAG AACTTTCGGTGTTTTACAGCTGCAGGTGGGTCCCACCAGATGATCGGAGCTGGACCCcgtttctctttttctggttgCGCTGCTCATGGGGCGATCCCATGGTGAACATGAACATTATTCGGAAGGCGATCATGtcacatctgggcttccctggtacctcggtggtaaagagtcagcctgcaatgcagaagatgcgggttcactacctggcttgggaagatcccctggagaagggaatggcaacccactccagtattcttgcctgggaaatccctgggttgagaagcccggcgggctacactccctggggtcgcagagccggACACAACATAGTGAGTAAGCCACAACATTTCAGCCTCACATCTGGTGAAAACTCGCCAGCTCTGGGGACTTCGTGCTCTCCCCTGCAGCCTGCAGCAGGGCGGAGCCGGGAGGGGTTGGAGGGAGAACGTGAAACAGTGCGACTTCTCATCGACTCCCCCAGCCCCGCCTATGGAGTCCACCTTCCCCTTCTTCACCAGCCAGTCTTCATCACCTGCTGCCTTCCTGGCTTCCTGCTGGGGCTTCCTCATTCCTTCCCCGCATTCGGGGCACTTCCTCCCTGA
- the LOC122420637 gene encoding sialic acid-binding Ig-like lectin 14 isoform X1 translates to MGPLLLLPLLWGGSLQELPGFELRVQESVTVQACMDVYVSCSFSYPWSSAYWSAEPFIYWFREGDIPYDDSVATNARNKRVKPETQGRFRLVGDPRDKDCSLIIKEARLSDSGAYYLRVERGINEKYSYHDKKLNLQVTVPEKPDIQFLEPLESGRPTKLTCSLSLACDDRHPLLFSWVGDALDAMDLNTIHSPELTLTPRPQDHDSKLTCRVTLQGLQVTLERTVQLNVSSSPFLSAPDAPRNVRISLSFRNVTELSVFYSCRWVPPDDRSWTPFLFFWLRCSWGDPMVNMNIIRKAIMSHLGFPGTSVVKSQPAMQKMRVHYLAWEDPLEKGMATHSSILAWEIPGLRSPAGYTPWGRRAGHNIVSKPQHFSLTSGENSPALGTSCSPLQPAAGRSREGLEGERETVRLLIDSPSPAYGVHLPLLHQPVFITCCLPGFLLGLPHSFPAFGALPP, encoded by the exons ATGgggcccctgctgctgctgcccctgcTCTGGGGGg GGTCCCTGCAGGAGCTTCCAGGGTTCGAGCTCCGAGTGCAGGAATCCGTGACGGTGCAGGCGTGCATGGACGTCTACGTGTCCTGCTCCTTCTCCTACCCCTGGAGTTCGGCGTATTGGTCTGCTGAGCCCTTCATCTACTGGTTCCGGGAAGGGGACATCCCATACGATGATTCTGTGGCCACAAACGCCCGAAATAAACGAGTGAAACCAGAGACCCAGGGCCGATTCCGCCTCGTCGGGGACCCCAGGGACAAGGACTGCTCCCTGATCATCAAAGAGGCCAGGCTGAGCGACTCAGGAGCCTACTACCTGCGAGTGGAGAGAGGAATTAATGAGAAATATAGTTACCATGATAAGAAGCTGAATTTGCAGGTGACAG TTCCAGAGAAACCCGACATCCAGTTTCTGGAGCCTCTGGAGTCTGGCCGCCCCACAAAGCTGACCTGCAGCCTCTCGCTAGCCTGTGATGACAGACACCCTCTCCTGTTCTCCTGGGTGGGGGATGCCCTTGATGCCATGGACCTAAACACCATCCACTCCCCGGAGCTCACCCTCACCCCGAGGCCCCAGGACCACGACAGCAAACTCACCTGTCGGGTGACACTCCAGGGACTTCAGGTGACCCTGGAGAGAACCGTCCAGCTCAACGTCTCCT CAAGCCCATTTCTTTCTGCCCCAGATGCTCCGAGGAACGTCCGCATCAGCCTCTCCTTCAGAAACGTCACAG AACTTTCGGTGTTTTACAGCTGCAGGTGGGTCCCACCAGATGATCGGAGCTGGACCCcgtttctctttttctggttgCGCTGCTCATGGGGCGATCCCATGGTGAACATGAACATTATTCGGAAGGCGATCATGtcacatctgggcttccctggtacctcggtggtaaagagtcagcctgcaatgcagaagatgcgggttcactacctggcttgggaagatcccctggagaagggaatggcaacccactccagtattcttgcctgggaaatccctgggttgagaagcccggcgggctacactccctggggtcgcagagccggACACAACATAGTGAGTAAGCCACAACATTTCAGCCTCACATCTGGTGAAAACTCGCCAGCTCTGGGGACTTCGTGCTCTCCCCTGCAGCCTGCAGCAGGGCGGAGCCGGGAGGGGTTGGAGGGAGAACGTGAAACAGTGCGACTTCTCATCGACTCCCCCAGCCCCGCCTATGGAGTCCACCTTCCCCTTCTTCACCAGCCAGTCTTCATCACCTGCTGCCTTCCTGGCTTCCTGCTGGGGCTTCCTCATTCCTTCCCCGCATTCGGGGCACTTCCTCCCTGA
- the LOC122420637 gene encoding sialic acid-binding Ig-like lectin 14 isoform X7: protein MGPLLLLPLLWGGSLQELPGFELRVQESVTVQACMDVYVSCSFSYPWSSAYWSAEPFIYWFREGDIPYDDSVATNARNKRVKPETQGRFRLVGDPRDKDCSLIIKEARLSDSGAYYLRVERGINEKYSYHDKKLNLQVTVPEKPDIQFLEPLESGRPTKLTCSLSLACDDRHPLLFSWVGDALDAMDLNTIHSPELTLTPRPQDHDSKLTCRVTLQGLQVTLERTVQLNVSSSPFLSAPDAPRNVRISLSFRNVTESPALQLLCVADSNPPAQLSWFQGSPALEAAPISSTGVLVIPQVGAGDEGEVTCEAQNPLGSQQVSFSLSVQKGPPSCSCETEEPQGSWPLVVTLIRGALMGAGFLLTYGLTWTYYTRTFGVLQLQVGPTR from the exons ATGgggcccctgctgctgctgcccctgcTCTGGGGGg GGTCCCTGCAGGAGCTTCCAGGGTTCGAGCTCCGAGTGCAGGAATCCGTGACGGTGCAGGCGTGCATGGACGTCTACGTGTCCTGCTCCTTCTCCTACCCCTGGAGTTCGGCGTATTGGTCTGCTGAGCCCTTCATCTACTGGTTCCGGGAAGGGGACATCCCATACGATGATTCTGTGGCCACAAACGCCCGAAATAAACGAGTGAAACCAGAGACCCAGGGCCGATTCCGCCTCGTCGGGGACCCCAGGGACAAGGACTGCTCCCTGATCATCAAAGAGGCCAGGCTGAGCGACTCAGGAGCCTACTACCTGCGAGTGGAGAGAGGAATTAATGAGAAATATAGTTACCATGATAAGAAGCTGAATTTGCAGGTGACAG TTCCAGAGAAACCCGACATCCAGTTTCTGGAGCCTCTGGAGTCTGGCCGCCCCACAAAGCTGACCTGCAGCCTCTCGCTAGCCTGTGATGACAGACACCCTCTCCTGTTCTCCTGGGTGGGGGATGCCCTTGATGCCATGGACCTAAACACCATCCACTCCCCGGAGCTCACCCTCACCCCGAGGCCCCAGGACCACGACAGCAAACTCACCTGTCGGGTGACACTCCAGGGACTTCAGGTGACCCTGGAGAGAACCGTCCAGCTCAACGTCTCCT CAAGCCCATTTCTTTCTGCCCCAGATGCTCCGAGGAACGTCCGCATCAGCCTCTCCTTCAGAAACGTCACAG AGAGCCCGGCGCTACAGCTGCTGTGTGTTGCTGACAGCAACCCCCCTGCACAGCTGAGTTGGTTCCAGGGGTCCCCAGCCCTGGAGGCCGCCCCCATCTCCAGCACCGGGGTCCTGGTGATACCCCAAGTAGGGGCTGGAGATGAAGGAGAAGTCACCTGCGAAGCGCAGAACCCTCTGGGCTCCCAGCAAGTTTCCTTCAGCCTCTCTGTGCAGA aaGGCCCCCCTTCCTGCAGCTGTGAGACTGAGGAGCCGCAGGGCTCCTGGCCCCTGGTCGTCACCCTGATCAGAGGGGCCCTCATGGGGGCTGGCTTCCTCCTTACCTATGGCCTCACCTGGACCTACTACACCAG AACTTTCGGTGTTTTACAGCTGCAGGTGGGTCCCACCAGATGA
- the LOC122420637 gene encoding sialic acid-binding Ig-like lectin 14 isoform X6 yields the protein MGPLLLLPLLWGGSLQELPGFELRVQESVTVQACMDVYVSCSFSYPWSSAYWSAEPFIYWFREGDIPYDDSVATNARNKRVKPETQGRFRLVGDPRDKDCSLIIKEARLSDSGAYYLRVERGINEKYSYHDKKLNLQVTEKPDIQFLEPLESGRPTKLTCSLSLACDDRHPLLFSWVGDALDAMDLNTIHSPELTLTPRPQDHDSKLTCRVTLQGLQVTLERTVQLNVSYAPRNVRISLSFRNVTALKILQDTSSLLISESPALQLLCVADSNPPAQLSWFQGSPALEAAPISSTGVLVIPQVGAGDEGEVTCEAQNPLGSQQVSFSLSVQKGPPSCSCETEEPQGSWPLVVTLIRGALMGAGFLLTYGLTWTYYTRTFGVLQLQVGPTR from the exons ATGgggcccctgctgctgctgcccctgcTCTGGGGGg GGTCCCTGCAGGAGCTTCCAGGGTTCGAGCTCCGAGTGCAGGAATCCGTGACGGTGCAGGCGTGCATGGACGTCTACGTGTCCTGCTCCTTCTCCTACCCCTGGAGTTCGGCGTATTGGTCTGCTGAGCCCTTCATCTACTGGTTCCGGGAAGGGGACATCCCATACGATGATTCTGTGGCCACAAACGCCCGAAATAAACGAGTGAAACCAGAGACCCAGGGCCGATTCCGCCTCGTCGGGGACCCCAGGGACAAGGACTGCTCCCTGATCATCAAAGAGGCCAGGCTGAGCGACTCAGGAGCCTACTACCTGCGAGTGGAGAGAGGAATTAATGAGAAATATAGTTACCATGATAAGAAGCTGAATTTGCAGGTGACAG AGAAACCCGACATCCAGTTTCTGGAGCCTCTGGAGTCTGGCCGCCCCACAAAGCTGACCTGCAGCCTCTCGCTAGCCTGTGATGACAGACACCCTCTCCTGTTCTCCTGGGTGGGGGATGCCCTTGATGCCATGGACCTAAACACCATCCACTCCCCGGAGCTCACCCTCACCCCGAGGCCCCAGGACCACGACAGCAAACTCACCTGTCGGGTGACACTCCAGGGACTTCAGGTGACCCTGGAGAGAACCGTCCAGCTCAACGTCTCCT ATGCTCCGAGGAACGTCCGCATCAGCCTCTCCTTCAGAAACGTCACAG CCCTCAAGATTCTGCAGGACACCTCGTCCCTTCTCATCTCGGAGAGCCCGGCGCTACAGCTGCTGTGTGTTGCTGACAGCAACCCCCCTGCACAGCTGAGTTGGTTCCAGGGGTCCCCAGCCCTGGAGGCCGCCCCCATCTCCAGCACCGGGGTCCTGGTGATACCCCAAGTAGGGGCTGGAGATGAAGGAGAAGTCACCTGCGAAGCGCAGAACCCTCTGGGCTCCCAGCAAGTTTCCTTCAGCCTCTCTGTGCAGA aaGGCCCCCCTTCCTGCAGCTGTGAGACTGAGGAGCCGCAGGGCTCCTGGCCCCTGGTCGTCACCCTGATCAGAGGGGCCCTCATGGGGGCTGGCTTCCTCCTTACCTATGGCCTCACCTGGACCTACTACACCAG AACTTTCGGTGTTTTACAGCTGCAGGTGGGTCCCACCAGATGA
- the LOC122420637 gene encoding sialic acid-binding Ig-like lectin 14 isoform X8: MGPLLLLPLLWGGSLQELPGFELRVQESVTVQACMDVYVSCSFSYPWSSAYWSAEPFIYWFREGDIPYDDSVATNARNKRVKPETQGRFRLVGDPRDKDCSLIIKEARLSDSGAYYLRVERGINEKYSYHDKKLNLQVTVPEKPDIQFLEPLESGRPTKLTCSLSLACDDRHPLLFSWVGDALDAMDLNTIHSPELTLTPRPQDHDSKLTCRVTLQGLQVTLERTVQLNVSYAPRNVRISLSFRNVTESPALQLLCVADSNPPAQLSWFQGSPALEAAPISSTGVLVIPQVGAGDEGEVTCEAQNPLGSQQVSFSLSVQKGPPSCSCETEEPQGSWPLVVTLIRGALMGAGFLLTYGLTWTYYTRTFGVLQLQVGPTR; encoded by the exons ATGgggcccctgctgctgctgcccctgcTCTGGGGGg GGTCCCTGCAGGAGCTTCCAGGGTTCGAGCTCCGAGTGCAGGAATCCGTGACGGTGCAGGCGTGCATGGACGTCTACGTGTCCTGCTCCTTCTCCTACCCCTGGAGTTCGGCGTATTGGTCTGCTGAGCCCTTCATCTACTGGTTCCGGGAAGGGGACATCCCATACGATGATTCTGTGGCCACAAACGCCCGAAATAAACGAGTGAAACCAGAGACCCAGGGCCGATTCCGCCTCGTCGGGGACCCCAGGGACAAGGACTGCTCCCTGATCATCAAAGAGGCCAGGCTGAGCGACTCAGGAGCCTACTACCTGCGAGTGGAGAGAGGAATTAATGAGAAATATAGTTACCATGATAAGAAGCTGAATTTGCAGGTGACAG TTCCAGAGAAACCCGACATCCAGTTTCTGGAGCCTCTGGAGTCTGGCCGCCCCACAAAGCTGACCTGCAGCCTCTCGCTAGCCTGTGATGACAGACACCCTCTCCTGTTCTCCTGGGTGGGGGATGCCCTTGATGCCATGGACCTAAACACCATCCACTCCCCGGAGCTCACCCTCACCCCGAGGCCCCAGGACCACGACAGCAAACTCACCTGTCGGGTGACACTCCAGGGACTTCAGGTGACCCTGGAGAGAACCGTCCAGCTCAACGTCTCCT ATGCTCCGAGGAACGTCCGCATCAGCCTCTCCTTCAGAAACGTCACAG AGAGCCCGGCGCTACAGCTGCTGTGTGTTGCTGACAGCAACCCCCCTGCACAGCTGAGTTGGTTCCAGGGGTCCCCAGCCCTGGAGGCCGCCCCCATCTCCAGCACCGGGGTCCTGGTGATACCCCAAGTAGGGGCTGGAGATGAAGGAGAAGTCACCTGCGAAGCGCAGAACCCTCTGGGCTCCCAGCAAGTTTCCTTCAGCCTCTCTGTGCAGA aaGGCCCCCCTTCCTGCAGCTGTGAGACTGAGGAGCCGCAGGGCTCCTGGCCCCTGGTCGTCACCCTGATCAGAGGGGCCCTCATGGGGGCTGGCTTCCTCCTTACCTATGGCCTCACCTGGACCTACTACACCAG AACTTTCGGTGTTTTACAGCTGCAGGTGGGTCCCACCAGATGA
- the LOC122420637 gene encoding sialic acid-binding Ig-like lectin 14 isoform X9, translating into MGPLLLLPLLWGGSLQELPGFELRVQESVTVQACMDVYVSCSFSYPWSSAYWSAEPFIYWFREGDIPYDDSVATNARNKRVKPETQGRFRLVGDPRDKDCSLIIKEARLSDSGAYYLRVERGINEKYSYHDKKLNLQVTVPEKPDIQFLEPLESGRPTKLTCSLSLACDDRHPLLFSWVGDALDAMDLNTIHSPELTLTPRPQDHDSKLTCRVTLQGLQVTLERTVQLNVSSSPFLSAPDAPRNVRISLSFRNVTEGPPSCSCETEEPQGSWPLVVTLIRGALMGAGFLLTYGLTWTYYTRTFGVLQLQVGPTR; encoded by the exons ATGgggcccctgctgctgctgcccctgcTCTGGGGGg GGTCCCTGCAGGAGCTTCCAGGGTTCGAGCTCCGAGTGCAGGAATCCGTGACGGTGCAGGCGTGCATGGACGTCTACGTGTCCTGCTCCTTCTCCTACCCCTGGAGTTCGGCGTATTGGTCTGCTGAGCCCTTCATCTACTGGTTCCGGGAAGGGGACATCCCATACGATGATTCTGTGGCCACAAACGCCCGAAATAAACGAGTGAAACCAGAGACCCAGGGCCGATTCCGCCTCGTCGGGGACCCCAGGGACAAGGACTGCTCCCTGATCATCAAAGAGGCCAGGCTGAGCGACTCAGGAGCCTACTACCTGCGAGTGGAGAGAGGAATTAATGAGAAATATAGTTACCATGATAAGAAGCTGAATTTGCAGGTGACAG TTCCAGAGAAACCCGACATCCAGTTTCTGGAGCCTCTGGAGTCTGGCCGCCCCACAAAGCTGACCTGCAGCCTCTCGCTAGCCTGTGATGACAGACACCCTCTCCTGTTCTCCTGGGTGGGGGATGCCCTTGATGCCATGGACCTAAACACCATCCACTCCCCGGAGCTCACCCTCACCCCGAGGCCCCAGGACCACGACAGCAAACTCACCTGTCGGGTGACACTCCAGGGACTTCAGGTGACCCTGGAGAGAACCGTCCAGCTCAACGTCTCCT CAAGCCCATTTCTTTCTGCCCCAGATGCTCCGAGGAACGTCCGCATCAGCCTCTCCTTCAGAAACGTCACAG aaGGCCCCCCTTCCTGCAGCTGTGAGACTGAGGAGCCGCAGGGCTCCTGGCCCCTGGTCGTCACCCTGATCAGAGGGGCCCTCATGGGGGCTGGCTTCCTCCTTACCTATGGCCTCACCTGGACCTACTACACCAG AACTTTCGGTGTTTTACAGCTGCAGGTGGGTCCCACCAGATGA
- the LOC122420637 gene encoding sialic acid-binding Ig-like lectin 14 isoform X3 yields MGPLLLLPLLWGGSLQELPGFELRVQESVTVQACMDVYVSCSFSYPWSSAYWSAEPFIYWFREGDIPYDDSVATNARNKRVKPETQGRFRLVGDPRDKDCSLIIKEARLSDSGAYYLRVERGINEKYSYHDKKLNLQVTVPEKPDIQFLEPLESGRPTKLTCSLSLACDDRHPLLFSWVGDALDAMDLNTIHSPELTLTPRPQDHDSKLTCRVTLQGLQVTLERTVQLNVSSSPFLSAPDAPRNVRISLSFRNVTALKILQDTSSLLISESPALQLLCVADSNPPAQLSWFQGSPALEAAPISSTGVLVIPQVGAGDEGEVTCEAQNPLGSQQVSFSLSVQKGPPSCSCETEEPQGSWPLVVTLIRGALMGAGFLLTYGLTWTYYTRTFGVLQLQVGPTR; encoded by the exons ATGgggcccctgctgctgctgcccctgcTCTGGGGGg GGTCCCTGCAGGAGCTTCCAGGGTTCGAGCTCCGAGTGCAGGAATCCGTGACGGTGCAGGCGTGCATGGACGTCTACGTGTCCTGCTCCTTCTCCTACCCCTGGAGTTCGGCGTATTGGTCTGCTGAGCCCTTCATCTACTGGTTCCGGGAAGGGGACATCCCATACGATGATTCTGTGGCCACAAACGCCCGAAATAAACGAGTGAAACCAGAGACCCAGGGCCGATTCCGCCTCGTCGGGGACCCCAGGGACAAGGACTGCTCCCTGATCATCAAAGAGGCCAGGCTGAGCGACTCAGGAGCCTACTACCTGCGAGTGGAGAGAGGAATTAATGAGAAATATAGTTACCATGATAAGAAGCTGAATTTGCAGGTGACAG TTCCAGAGAAACCCGACATCCAGTTTCTGGAGCCTCTGGAGTCTGGCCGCCCCACAAAGCTGACCTGCAGCCTCTCGCTAGCCTGTGATGACAGACACCCTCTCCTGTTCTCCTGGGTGGGGGATGCCCTTGATGCCATGGACCTAAACACCATCCACTCCCCGGAGCTCACCCTCACCCCGAGGCCCCAGGACCACGACAGCAAACTCACCTGTCGGGTGACACTCCAGGGACTTCAGGTGACCCTGGAGAGAACCGTCCAGCTCAACGTCTCCT CAAGCCCATTTCTTTCTGCCCCAGATGCTCCGAGGAACGTCCGCATCAGCCTCTCCTTCAGAAACGTCACAG CCCTCAAGATTCTGCAGGACACCTCGTCCCTTCTCATCTCGGAGAGCCCGGCGCTACAGCTGCTGTGTGTTGCTGACAGCAACCCCCCTGCACAGCTGAGTTGGTTCCAGGGGTCCCCAGCCCTGGAGGCCGCCCCCATCTCCAGCACCGGGGTCCTGGTGATACCCCAAGTAGGGGCTGGAGATGAAGGAGAAGTCACCTGCGAAGCGCAGAACCCTCTGGGCTCCCAGCAAGTTTCCTTCAGCCTCTCTGTGCAGA aaGGCCCCCCTTCCTGCAGCTGTGAGACTGAGGAGCCGCAGGGCTCCTGGCCCCTGGTCGTCACCCTGATCAGAGGGGCCCTCATGGGGGCTGGCTTCCTCCTTACCTATGGCCTCACCTGGACCTACTACACCAG AACTTTCGGTGTTTTACAGCTGCAGGTGGGTCCCACCAGATGA
- the LOC122420637 gene encoding sialic acid-binding Ig-like lectin 14 isoform X4, which translates to MGPLLLLPLLWGGSLQELPGFELRVQESVTVQACMDVYVSCSFSYPWSSAYWSAEPFIYWFREGDIPYDDSVATNARNKRVKPETQGRFRLVGDPRDKDCSLIIKEARLSDSGAYYLRVERGINEKYSYHDKKLNLQVTVPEKPDIQFLEPLESGRPTKLTCSLSLACDDRHPLLFSWVGDALDAMDLNTIHSPELTLTPRPQDHDSKLTCRVTLQGLQVTLERTVQLNVSYAPRNVRISLSFRNVTALKILQDTSSLLISESPALQLLCVADSNPPAQLSWFQGSPALEAAPISSTGVLVIPQVGAGDEGEVTCEAQNPLGSQQVSFSLSVQKGPPSCSCETEEPQGSWPLVVTLIRGALMGAGFLLTYGLTWTYYTRTFGVLQLQVGPTR; encoded by the exons ATGgggcccctgctgctgctgcccctgcTCTGGGGGg GGTCCCTGCAGGAGCTTCCAGGGTTCGAGCTCCGAGTGCAGGAATCCGTGACGGTGCAGGCGTGCATGGACGTCTACGTGTCCTGCTCCTTCTCCTACCCCTGGAGTTCGGCGTATTGGTCTGCTGAGCCCTTCATCTACTGGTTCCGGGAAGGGGACATCCCATACGATGATTCTGTGGCCACAAACGCCCGAAATAAACGAGTGAAACCAGAGACCCAGGGCCGATTCCGCCTCGTCGGGGACCCCAGGGACAAGGACTGCTCCCTGATCATCAAAGAGGCCAGGCTGAGCGACTCAGGAGCCTACTACCTGCGAGTGGAGAGAGGAATTAATGAGAAATATAGTTACCATGATAAGAAGCTGAATTTGCAGGTGACAG TTCCAGAGAAACCCGACATCCAGTTTCTGGAGCCTCTGGAGTCTGGCCGCCCCACAAAGCTGACCTGCAGCCTCTCGCTAGCCTGTGATGACAGACACCCTCTCCTGTTCTCCTGGGTGGGGGATGCCCTTGATGCCATGGACCTAAACACCATCCACTCCCCGGAGCTCACCCTCACCCCGAGGCCCCAGGACCACGACAGCAAACTCACCTGTCGGGTGACACTCCAGGGACTTCAGGTGACCCTGGAGAGAACCGTCCAGCTCAACGTCTCCT ATGCTCCGAGGAACGTCCGCATCAGCCTCTCCTTCAGAAACGTCACAG CCCTCAAGATTCTGCAGGACACCTCGTCCCTTCTCATCTCGGAGAGCCCGGCGCTACAGCTGCTGTGTGTTGCTGACAGCAACCCCCCTGCACAGCTGAGTTGGTTCCAGGGGTCCCCAGCCCTGGAGGCCGCCCCCATCTCCAGCACCGGGGTCCTGGTGATACCCCAAGTAGGGGCTGGAGATGAAGGAGAAGTCACCTGCGAAGCGCAGAACCCTCTGGGCTCCCAGCAAGTTTCCTTCAGCCTCTCTGTGCAGA aaGGCCCCCCTTCCTGCAGCTGTGAGACTGAGGAGCCGCAGGGCTCCTGGCCCCTGGTCGTCACCCTGATCAGAGGGGCCCTCATGGGGGCTGGCTTCCTCCTTACCTATGGCCTCACCTGGACCTACTACACCAG AACTTTCGGTGTTTTACAGCTGCAGGTGGGTCCCACCAGATGA